Proteins co-encoded in one Flavobacteriaceae bacterium MAR_2009_75 genomic window:
- a CDS encoding saccharopine dehydrogenase-like NADP-dependent oxidoreductase, with amino-acid sequence MLRKILVIGAGKSTSYLLDYFLEKAESEQLQIIIGDLHPEMIPSRIKNQAACEIVQLDIFDEALRKNLISQSNIVVSMLPASLHILVARDCIALNKHLVTASYISKELKEISPAAEQKGLIFMNEIGLDPGIDHMSAMQVIDRIREKGGKMLLFESFTGGLVAPESDTNLWNYKFTWNPRNVVLAGQGGTAKFIQEGTYKYIPYYRLFRRTEYFEIEGYGRFEGYANRDSLNYREAYGLQDVLTLYRGTLRRVGFSKAWNIFVQLGMTDDSYVIENSEEMSFRDYTNLFLPYSPTDSVELKLRHYLKIDQDDIVWEKLLELNLFDSKKTIPFVKASPAQMLQYILEQNWSLGDDDKDMIVMYHKFGYELDGEKRQIDSNMVVTGKNRTHTAMAKTVGLPVAMATLAILNKKITTPGVQIPIRKEVYEPILAELQKHDIRFREYEVPYFGYNPDTQII; translated from the coding sequence ATGCTTCGAAAAATTCTGGTTATCGGCGCAGGAAAATCTACCTCATATCTTCTTGATTATTTCTTGGAAAAGGCCGAATCTGAACAGCTTCAAATAATTATAGGTGACTTGCATCCGGAAATGATTCCATCCAGAATTAAAAATCAAGCGGCTTGCGAAATCGTACAACTTGATATTTTTGACGAGGCCCTACGAAAAAACCTGATCAGCCAATCAAATATTGTAGTATCGATGCTTCCGGCAAGCTTGCATATATTGGTCGCCCGTGACTGTATTGCTCTCAATAAACATTTGGTCACCGCTTCTTACATCAGTAAAGAACTAAAAGAAATTTCGCCCGCGGCAGAACAAAAGGGACTTATTTTCATGAACGAGATAGGTCTTGACCCAGGTATCGATCATATGAGTGCCATGCAGGTAATTGACCGAATTCGTGAAAAAGGTGGAAAGATGTTACTTTTTGAATCTTTTACAGGAGGATTGGTCGCCCCTGAAAGCGACACCAACCTTTGGAACTACAAATTTACCTGGAACCCTAGAAATGTAGTTCTGGCCGGTCAAGGCGGTACGGCTAAATTTATTCAAGAAGGCACCTATAAATATATACCCTATTATAGACTGTTCAGAAGAACCGAATACTTTGAAATCGAAGGTTATGGTCGTTTTGAAGGGTATGCAAATAGAGATTCACTAAACTATCGAGAAGCATACGGACTACAAGATGTACTTACCCTCTATCGCGGCACTTTACGAAGGGTAGGGTTTTCAAAGGCATGGAACATTTTTGTTCAATTGGGCATGACCGATGACAGCTATGTCATCGAAAACAGCGAGGAAATGTCATTTCGTGATTATACCAACCTTTTTCTTCCTTACTCCCCTACAGATTCGGTTGAACTAAAGCTGAGACACTATTTGAAAATAGATCAAGATGATATTGTTTGGGAAAAGCTTTTAGAGCTCAATCTATTCGATTCGAAGAAAACCATCCCCTTTGTGAAAGCCTCGCCCGCTCAAATGCTTCAATATATATTGGAACAAAATTGGTCGCTAGGCGATGATGATAAAGATATGATAGTGATGTACCACAAATTCGGTTATGAACTTGATGGTGAAAAACGACAGATTGATAGCAATATGGTAGTTACCGGAAAGAACAGAACACATACGGCTATGGCCAAAACTGTAGGTCTGCCTGTTGCGATGGCTACTCTTGCGATTTTAAATAAAAAAATTACGACACCCGGTGTACAGATACCCATTCGAAAAGAGGTTTATGAACCCATATTAGCTGAACTTCAAAAACACGATATCCGTTTTAGGGAATATGAAGTCCCTTATTTTGGATATAATCCTGATACCCAAATTATTTAA
- a CDS encoding AsnC family transcriptional regulator translates to MKSNDENVKIDGIDKKILRYLMEDARKPILEIARNIGISGAAIHQRLRKLEASGLLAGSKFVINPKVMGYTTMAYIGIYLDKAMSNPVAVKQLAKIPEILECHYTTGNWSILIKVLCRDNEHLMQVLNKEIQQIEGVSRTETFISLAQQIDRQITI, encoded by the coding sequence ATGAAATCTAATGACGAAAACGTCAAAATCGACGGAATTGACAAAAAAATTCTAAGGTATTTGATGGAGGATGCCCGAAAACCGATTCTTGAAATTGCCCGGAACATAGGCATTTCGGGTGCGGCCATTCATCAACGGTTACGAAAACTCGAAGCCTCGGGCCTATTAGCAGGTTCTAAATTCGTCATTAACCCAAAAGTGATGGGGTACACTACCATGGCATATATTGGTATCTATCTCGATAAGGCCATGAGCAACCCTGTTGCCGTAAAGCAGCTGGCCAAAATACCGGAAATACTAGAATGCCATTACACTACGGGAAACTGGTCAATTCTAATCAAAGTACTTTGCCGTGACAATGAACATCTAATGCAGGTATTAAATAAAGAAATACAGCAAATCGAGGGGGTATCCCGTACAGAAACTTTTATCTCTCTGGCACAACAAATCGATAGACAGATTACTATCTAA
- a CDS encoding alanine dehydrogenase has translation MNIGVPKEIKNNESRVGMTPAGVYELTKNGHAVYIQSTAGEGSGFFDKDYKKAGGIILDTIGQVYGISEMIVKVKEPIAQEYEMVQKGQVVFTYFHFASSEALTKAMIKSGATCIAYETVEDDEGTLPLLTPMSEVAGRMAIQQGAKYLEKPVKGRGVLLGGVPGVAPGKVLVLGAGVVGIQAAKMAAGLGAHVTILDINMKRLRYVNDVMPPHVVTEFSNEFNIRKHIKTHDLIIGGVLLKGAKAPNLITKDMLKEMRPGTVIVDVAVDQGGCVETTRPTTHEDPIYIIDDVVHYTVANMPGAVPYTSTMALTNVTLPYVLKLANLGWEKACEADASLQKGLNISNGKVIYKEIAETFDWAQSAV, from the coding sequence ATGAATATTGGTGTTCCTAAAGAAATCAAGAACAATGAGAGCAGAGTTGGTATGACCCCTGCCGGGGTTTATGAACTGACCAAAAATGGCCACGCCGTCTATATTCAGTCCACCGCAGGTGAGGGCAGTGGTTTTTTTGACAAAGACTATAAAAAGGCGGGAGGCATTATTTTAGATACTATCGGCCAAGTTTATGGTATCAGCGAAATGATCGTAAAAGTAAAAGAGCCGATAGCGCAAGAGTATGAAATGGTGCAAAAGGGGCAGGTGGTTTTCACCTACTTTCATTTTGCCTCTAGTGAGGCGTTGACCAAAGCGATGATTAAAAGTGGAGCTACCTGTATTGCTTACGAAACGGTAGAAGATGATGAGGGCACTTTGCCCTTATTGACCCCGATGTCAGAAGTTGCAGGCCGTATGGCGATACAGCAAGGTGCGAAATATCTAGAAAAACCGGTCAAAGGTCGAGGTGTGCTTTTGGGGGGAGTTCCTGGGGTCGCTCCCGGTAAGGTCTTGGTGCTTGGCGCGGGTGTTGTAGGTATTCAAGCTGCTAAAATGGCAGCAGGTTTGGGTGCTCATGTAACCATACTCGATATCAACATGAAGCGTTTGCGTTATGTAAACGATGTGATGCCGCCCCATGTGGTAACCGAGTTCTCGAACGAGTTTAACATCCGAAAGCATATAAAGACCCATGATTTGATTATTGGTGGTGTTCTCTTAAAAGGAGCCAAGGCCCCAAACTTGATTACTAAAGATATGTTGAAAGAAATGCGGCCCGGTACGGTCATTGTCGATGTTGCCGTAGACCAAGGAGGCTGTGTTGAAACGACTAGGCCTACTACACATGAAGACCCTATTTATATTATTGATGATGTGGTTCACTATACCGTAGCCAATATGCCAGGGGCGGTGCCCTACACTTCAACTATGGCATTGACCAATGTTACCTTGCCATACGTTTTAAAATTGGCCAATTTAGGTTGGGAAAAAGCATGTGAAGCAGATGCCTCGTTACAAAAGGGATTGAACATCAGTAATGGAAAGGTGATTTATAAAGAAATTGCCGAAACCTTTGATTGGGCCCAATCGGCCGTTTAG
- a CDS encoding leucyl-tRNA synthetase, with amino-acid sequence MQYDFNSIEKKWQEYWAKNQTFKAQNNSEKEKFYVLDMFPYPSGAGLHVGHPLGYIASDIYARYKRHKGFNVLHPQGYDSFGLPAEQYAIQTGQHPAVTTEKNITTYRRQLDQLGFSFDWSREVRTSSPKYYKWTQWIFIQLFNSWYNKDSDKAEAITDLVTVFEKEGNSSIHAVCDDDVSNFSAAEWNAFSEKEKQETLLKYRLTYLAESEVNWCPALGTVLANDEIVNGVSERGGHPLVRKKMTQWSMRITAYAQRLLDGLQKVDWPQPLKDSQTNWIGRSVGASVSFKVKGSDKEISVFTTRPDTIFGVSFMTLAPEHDLVQQITTAEQKEAVETYIEATAKRSERERMADVKTISGAFTGAYAEHPFTKEPIPIWIGDYVLAGYGTGAVMSVPCGDQRDYDFAKHFGIDIPNIFKGVDISEEAFADKENTVIANSDFLNDLPYKKATKKAIAELEKLGQGEGKINYRLRDAVFSRQRYWGEPFPVYYDADGLPHMIEEQYLPITLPEVDKYLPTETGEPPLGNATEWAWDTVANKVVSNSKIDNETVFSLDLNTMPGWAGSSQYFNRYMDPHNDEEIFSQKAINYWQDVDLYIGGSEHATGHLLYSRFWQKFMFDLGLAPKDEFAKKLINQGMITGTSAFVNRAIIEINQADTGHYDAKEIKDFSSRVILENVLFISKNKVKSFIQSTLYQDKIDYVQSILREKFPKSEMVNVSYRISSIHVDVSIVNSSDELNIDRFKKQALSQGFINPTFIKEEDDTFQVAREVEKMSKSKYNVVNPDAICEEYGADSLRLYEMFLGPLEQSKPWNTAGITGVHSFLKKLWRLYHSGADGAFEVSEAEPSKDSWKTLHKTIKKVEEDIENFSFNTTVSTFMICVNELSGQKCISKAVLEPLAILVSPYAPHIAEELWQKLGHEESISEAPFPKFEEKYLVESSKEYPISFNGKMRFKLELPLDMSKEEIESTVMAHEKTQQQLQGRTPKKVIVVPGKIVNIVG; translated from the coding sequence ATGCAGTACGATTTCAATAGCATAGAGAAAAAATGGCAAGAATACTGGGCCAAGAACCAAACGTTCAAGGCGCAGAACAATTCTGAAAAGGAGAAGTTCTATGTGTTGGACATGTTTCCTTACCCCTCGGGGGCAGGTTTGCATGTGGGGCATCCGCTCGGTTATATCGCCAGTGATATCTATGCACGTTACAAAAGACATAAAGGTTTTAACGTTTTGCACCCTCAAGGGTATGATTCTTTTGGTTTGCCGGCGGAACAATATGCCATTCAAACAGGGCAGCATCCAGCGGTCACGACCGAGAAAAACATAACAACCTACCGTAGGCAGTTAGACCAACTCGGTTTTTCTTTTGATTGGAGTAGGGAAGTGCGTACCTCGAGCCCGAAGTATTATAAATGGACACAGTGGATTTTCATTCAATTGTTCAATTCGTGGTACAATAAAGATTCCGATAAGGCGGAAGCGATCACCGATTTGGTTACCGTTTTTGAAAAAGAAGGAAATAGCAGTATACATGCGGTTTGCGATGATGACGTATCTAACTTTTCGGCCGCGGAATGGAACGCTTTCTCAGAGAAAGAAAAGCAAGAAACGCTACTCAAATATAGATTGACCTATTTAGCGGAAAGTGAGGTCAACTGGTGCCCCGCTTTAGGAACCGTACTGGCCAATGATGAAATCGTAAACGGCGTTTCTGAGCGTGGCGGTCATCCTTTGGTACGAAAAAAAATGACCCAATGGAGCATGCGTATAACCGCTTATGCCCAACGTTTGCTCGATGGACTTCAAAAAGTGGATTGGCCACAGCCTTTAAAAGATTCGCAGACCAATTGGATCGGTCGTAGTGTTGGAGCATCGGTCAGTTTTAAGGTGAAAGGATCGGATAAAGAAATCTCTGTTTTTACCACTAGGCCCGATACCATTTTTGGCGTTAGTTTTATGACCTTGGCACCCGAACACGACTTGGTGCAGCAGATAACTACAGCCGAACAAAAAGAGGCAGTAGAGACTTATATTGAAGCTACGGCAAAACGTTCGGAACGTGAACGAATGGCCGATGTTAAAACAATATCCGGTGCTTTTACCGGGGCCTATGCCGAGCATCCTTTTACGAAAGAGCCTATACCTATTTGGATCGGCGATTATGTTTTGGCCGGTTATGGAACAGGAGCCGTAATGTCGGTGCCTTGCGGGGATCAACGTGATTATGATTTTGCCAAGCACTTCGGTATCGATATTCCCAATATTTTTAAAGGTGTGGATATTTCTGAGGAGGCCTTTGCGGACAAGGAAAATACGGTCATTGCCAATTCTGATTTTCTCAACGACCTACCCTATAAGAAGGCCACCAAAAAAGCGATTGCTGAACTGGAAAAATTGGGTCAGGGCGAAGGAAAGATAAATTACCGACTTCGTGATGCCGTTTTTAGTCGTCAGCGCTATTGGGGCGAACCTTTTCCGGTGTATTATGATGCCGATGGTCTGCCACATATGATCGAAGAGCAATATTTGCCCATTACCTTGCCAGAAGTGGATAAATACCTGCCTACCGAGACCGGCGAACCGCCTTTGGGCAACGCCACCGAATGGGCTTGGGATACGGTTGCCAATAAAGTGGTAAGCAACAGTAAAATAGATAACGAAACGGTATTTTCGTTAGATTTAAATACGATGCCCGGTTGGGCGGGGAGTTCGCAGTACTTCAATCGTTATATGGACCCCCATAACGATGAGGAAATCTTCTCTCAAAAGGCCATTAACTATTGGCAAGATGTAGACTTGTACATTGGTGGTAGCGAGCACGCCACCGGCCATTTGCTGTACAGTCGTTTTTGGCAAAAGTTTATGTTCGATTTAGGTTTAGCGCCCAAAGATGAATTTGCTAAAAAACTGATTAATCAGGGCATGATTACGGGGACTAGTGCTTTTGTAAATAGGGCGATTATTGAAATCAATCAAGCTGATACAGGACATTACGATGCCAAAGAAATTAAAGATTTTAGTTCAAGAGTAATTTTGGAAAATGTTTTGTTTATTTCAAAAAATAAAGTGAAAAGTTTTATCCAGTCTACTTTGTACCAAGATAAAATTGATTACGTCCAAAGTATACTAAGAGAGAAATTTCCCAAATCGGAGATGGTCAATGTTAGTTATAGAATTTCTTCAATACATGTGGATGTAAGTATTGTAAACTCTTCTGATGAACTAAATATCGATAGATTTAAGAAGCAGGCTCTTAGTCAAGGATTTATAAATCCAACTTTCATTAAGGAAGAAGACGATACTTTTCAAGTTGCTCGCGAGGTAGAAAAAATGTCCAAATCCAAATACAATGTGGTGAATCCCGATGCGATTTGTGAAGAGTACGGGGCAGACAGTTTGCGTTTGTATGAAATGTTTTTAGGCCCATTAGAGCAATCAAAACCTTGGAATACCGCTGGTATCACTGGCGTTCATAGCTTCTTGAAAAAACTATGGCGTTTGTATCACTCGGGTGCTGACGGCGCTTTTGAAGTAAGCGAAGCCGAGCCTTCAAAAGATTCTTGGAAAACGTTGCACAAGACCATTAAAAAGGTCGAAGAAGATATCGAAAATTTTAGCTTTAATACCACGGTTTCCACATTTATGATCTGTGTAAATGAATTGAGCGGCCAAAAATGTATCAGCAAGGCTGTCTTAGAACCATTGGCTATTTTGGTAAGTCCGTACGCGCCGCATATCGCCGAAGAGTTATGGCAAAAGTTGGGTCATGAAGAATCGATTTCCGAGGCGCCCTTTCCAAAGTTCGAAGAAAAATATTTGGTCGAGAGCAGTAAAGAGTATCCAATTTCCTTTAACGGAAAAATGCGCTTTAAGTTAGAGTTGCCCTTAGATATGTCGAAAGAAGAAATTGAATCTACGGTAATGGCCCACGAAAAAACACAGCAGCAATTACAGGGCAGAACTCCTAAAAAAGTAATCGTTGTACCTGGCAAAATTGTAAATATTGTAGGTTAG
- a CDS encoding cell division protein FtsX, with the protein MGKSFEQYQKQKLISSYFSVALSIGLVLFLLGILGLLVLNTKKMADHFKEQITISVFLKDEAKESEVDQLQKTLLQTEHTKAAIYVSKEEAAEQHSEEIGEDFQDFLGYNPLKNSIDVQLKADFVTPEQIAEIAENLSAKTYVEEVSYDKPLVGLLSENVKRISFWILVASGIFTFIAFLLINSSIRLSIYSKRFIIKTMQMVGATKGFIRRPFLWTNIKLGMLGAFIAAAVLGVVLFYLDKNFPELELFKEVEILGMLFGAIFLLGVLISLICTFFATQRFLNLRTDELYY; encoded by the coding sequence ATGGGAAAATCTTTTGAACAGTATCAAAAACAGAAATTAATATCGTCTTACTTCTCGGTTGCGTTGAGTATCGGTCTCGTTCTGTTTTTATTGGGCATTTTGGGGCTTTTGGTGTTGAATACCAAAAAGATGGCCGACCATTTTAAAGAACAGATTACCATTTCTGTTTTTTTGAAAGACGAGGCCAAAGAATCGGAAGTCGATCAACTGCAAAAAACATTGCTACAGACCGAGCATACGAAAGCGGCCATCTATGTCTCTAAAGAAGAAGCGGCCGAACAACACAGCGAAGAAATCGGCGAAGATTTTCAAGACTTTCTGGGCTATAATCCTTTAAAAAATTCAATAGATGTTCAATTAAAGGCTGATTTCGTAACCCCTGAACAAATCGCAGAAATTGCAGAAAATCTTTCCGCTAAGACCTATGTAGAAGAAGTAAGCTATGACAAACCCTTGGTGGGCCTGCTTAGCGAAAACGTAAAGAGAATCAGTTTTTGGATACTCGTCGCGAGCGGTATTTTTACTTTTATCGCCTTTTTATTGATCAACAGTTCGATCCGGTTATCGATTTATTCGAAAAGATTTATTATCAAGACCATGCAAATGGTCGGGGCGACCAAAGGCTTTATCCGCCGTCCTTTTTTATGGACAAACATCAAATTGGGCATGCTGGGCGCATTTATTGCGGCAGCCGTGCTAGGGGTCGTTCTCTTCTATTTAGACAAGAACTTTCCTGAGCTTGAACTTTTCAAAGAAGTGGAAATATTGGGCATGCTTTTCGGGGCGATTTTCTTACTGGGCGTTCTCATTTCGTTAATCTGTACTTTCTTTGCCACCCAACGTTTTTTAAATTTGCGAACCGATGAGTTATATTATTGA
- a CDS encoding undecaprenyl-diphosphatase produces the protein MDTLDAIILGIIQGLTEFLPVSSSGHLELGKAILGDNSVPEESLLFTVILHFATALSTLVVFRKDVWEIISGLFSFKWNEETQFSLKIIISMIPAVMIGLFFEEQLEAFFGGNIRFVGFMLLITAVLLYLADKAEDTERKVSFGNAFVIGVAQAVAMLPGISRSGATISTSVLLGVDKTKAARFSFLMVVPLIFGKIAKDLMSGELAFNGDNGVAMGAGFIAAFLAGLAACTWMIRLVKKSKLSYFAIYCLIVGIIAIAFGFLG, from the coding sequence TTGGATACTTTAGACGCCATCATTCTCGGTATCATTCAAGGATTGACCGAATTTTTACCTGTATCATCAAGCGGACATTTAGAACTAGGCAAGGCCATTCTTGGTGATAATTCAGTACCTGAAGAAAGCCTGCTTTTTACCGTAATACTTCACTTTGCAACCGCTTTAAGCACCTTGGTCGTCTTTCGAAAGGATGTCTGGGAAATTATTAGCGGACTCTTCAGTTTCAAATGGAACGAAGAAACACAATTCTCTTTAAAAATCATCATTTCGATGATACCTGCCGTCATGATTGGCCTGTTCTTTGAAGAACAATTGGAAGCCTTCTTTGGCGGAAATATTCGGTTCGTAGGCTTTATGTTATTAATTACCGCTGTGCTGCTTTACTTGGCCGATAAGGCCGAAGACACCGAAAGAAAAGTAAGTTTCGGTAATGCATTCGTTATCGGCGTGGCTCAGGCAGTAGCTATGTTGCCGGGTATTTCGAGAAGTGGGGCGACGATATCGACTTCGGTTCTTTTGGGAGTCGACAAAACAAAGGCGGCCCGATTTTCGTTTCTTATGGTAGTGCCCTTAATTTTCGGAAAAATAGCTAAAGACCTGATGAGTGGCGAACTCGCCTTCAACGGTGATAACGGTGTTGCTATGGGTGCTGGTTTTATTGCTGCATTCTTAGCCGGTCTCGCCGCTTGCACCTGGATGATTCGATTGGTCAAGAAGAGTAAACTTTCTTATTTTGCCATATACTGCCTCATCGTAGGTATTATTGCTATCGCCTTCGGCTTCTTAGGATAA
- a CDS encoding tRNA pseudouridine synthase B, producing MDNRTKEEFLNGQLLLIDKPLGWSSFQAVNKLKWAIRKKFSLKKIKIGHAGTLDPLATGLLLICTGKFTKTIPELQGQAKEYTGTITLGSTTPSYDLETDINKTYPIEHISEKMIQEAAQSFLGAIEQRPPVFSAIKKDGKRLYEYARKGLEVEIKTRTVHVSAFDITEINIPKVKFRIECSKGTYIRSLAHDLGLKLQAGAHLSELRRTKIGDYNVNKALDPNVFAENLLGPFEDGKSYR from the coding sequence ATGGACAACCGTACCAAAGAAGAATTTCTTAACGGACAACTATTACTCATTGATAAACCTTTGGGTTGGTCATCTTTTCAGGCGGTAAACAAACTGAAATGGGCCATTCGCAAAAAATTCAGTCTAAAGAAGATAAAAATAGGCCATGCCGGAACTCTTGATCCGCTTGCTACAGGTCTTCTACTTATCTGTACGGGTAAGTTCACCAAAACAATTCCCGAACTTCAGGGTCAGGCCAAAGAATACACCGGCACAATAACCCTGGGTTCAACTACGCCATCTTACGACTTAGAGACCGATATCAATAAAACCTACCCCATCGAACATATTTCGGAAAAAATGATCCAAGAAGCGGCTCAAAGTTTTCTTGGAGCGATAGAACAACGCCCCCCTGTTTTTTCGGCTATTAAAAAAGATGGAAAAAGACTATACGAATATGCCAGAAAAGGCTTGGAAGTCGAAATCAAGACCCGTACCGTTCATGTTTCGGCTTTCGATATCACTGAAATAAACATTCCCAAAGTTAAATTTCGTATCGAGTGCAGCAAGGGCACCTATATTCGAAGTTTGGCACATGATTTGGGACTAAAGTTACAGGCAGGGGCACATTTGTCTGAACTACGAAGAACCAAAATAGGGGATTACAACGTAAATAAAGCCCTAGATCCCAATGTTTTTGC